From the genome of Polyangiaceae bacterium, one region includes:
- a CDS encoding ABC transporter ATP-binding protein → MTMAETEAVRAVSLRKTYGTGSAAIVALDDVSLTLERGTVSALLGPSGSGKSTLIKALGFVSPADSGEVFFEGRPVVKDGVPLADLSRLRRKHLGFVFQKANLTSFLTARENVEIACEFGGKTEGRRRARELLGYLDVVHRESSYPETLSGGEQQRVAIARALANEPSLILADEPTAALDSIRSRNVMELFRKVAHERSAAVLVVTHDHRALDVFDVLYEMEDGRIRPYSPVAAH, encoded by the coding sequence ATGACGATGGCCGAAACCGAAGCCGTGCGAGCGGTGAGCTTGCGAAAAACCTACGGAACCGGATCCGCCGCCATCGTGGCTCTCGACGACGTCAGTTTGACGCTGGAACGCGGAACCGTTTCGGCGCTGCTTGGTCCGAGTGGTTCGGGAAAATCGACGCTCATCAAGGCGCTTGGATTCGTTTCGCCTGCGGATTCGGGCGAAGTGTTTTTCGAGGGGCGTCCGGTCGTCAAGGATGGCGTGCCGCTCGCCGACCTGTCGCGATTGCGAAGAAAACACTTGGGTTTTGTTTTTCAGAAGGCCAACTTGACGTCTTTTCTCACGGCGAGAGAAAACGTGGAAATCGCCTGTGAGTTTGGCGGGAAAACCGAGGGGCGGCGGCGCGCTCGGGAATTGCTCGGATACCTCGACGTAGTCCACCGGGAAAGTTCGTATCCGGAGACGTTGAGCGGCGGGGAGCAGCAACGCGTGGCGATTGCACGGGCGCTTGCGAACGAGCCTTCGCTCATTCTTGCCGACGAACCCACCGCCGCGCTCGATAGCATTCGCAGTCGCAACGTGATGGAGCTATTTCGGAAGGTTGCGCATGAGAGGAGCGCGGCGGTTTTGGTGGTTACGCATGACCACCGCGCCCTCGATGTCTTCGATGTGCTTTATGAAATGGAGGACGGGCGCATTCGGCCATATTCGCCCGTCGCAGCGCATTGA